The window CCGCGGCGCCCCCTATTCCGGCGTGCACGGGCGGGCGGGCAGCATCGGCGAAATGGTGACCGGGCCCGACAATGCCCAGCTCAATACCGTCGTCGGTTTCCAGGCGCTGCGCTCGCGCATCGGCGATGACGACTTCGCCCGTCTGCTCAAGGGCGAGGAATTCTCCTGCCCCTTGCTGTCGCAATGGATCCGCGAGGCCGCCGGCCATCTGCTCGATCCCATCATCGCCATGGCCGGTTTCTTCGCTCCCAGCGCCGTCATGATCGGCGGAGATCTGCCGCAGGGCGTGCTCGAGGCGCTGATCCATCAGCTTTCCATCGAGCGGCGCGATACGTCGACACGCCCGATCATCACGCCGTGGATTTCGCCGATGCGGCCGGCAAGCTTCAGCGGCGGCGGCGTAGCACTCGGTGCCGCGCTCCTGCCCTTCCTCAACACCCTGCTTCTGCCGCCGGCTTCGGCGTGACGTCCAAGGCGCTGCGCGCTTTGGACGGGATCAGGCGAGCGTTTCGTCCTTGTGGCTGAGATCGGAGGCAAGCGCCTTGTCGAGCACCTTCTGGATGTTGGCGGCGCGGCGGAAGGACGGTTCCTGGGTCTTGCCCGCGCGCACCGCCTGGACGAAACGCTGGTAATTGGTCTCGACGGGATCGAAGGGCACGTCGCGCCAGGTCGCCGTGTGCACGTCTTCGCCGAGACAGGCGCGCAGCGTCGAGTTCCCGGTATCGTAGACCATCTCGATCGAGCCGGTTTCGCCATAGACCCTGAGGCGTAGCTGATCCATCTGGCCGGCGGCGGTGCGCGTCGCCTGGATCGTGCCGATCGCCCCGTTGGTGAAATCGACATTCATCGTGAAGCTGTCATTGGCGTCGAGATCGTACTCGCCGATCTTATGGCCCGGCGCCTTATCGAAGGTCTTCAGCCGGGCGAAGACATGGGCGATGTCGAGGCCGGAACCGTAGGAGGCGAAATCGACGATATGGATGCCGATATCGCCCAGCGCGCCGTTCGACCCATGTTTCTTGCTCAGCCGCCACAGCCATTTGCTTTCGCTCTTCCAGTCGCCCCAGTGGCGGCCGACCAGCCAGCTTTGCAGGTGCGATGCCTCGACATGGCGCACCGCGCCGATTTCACCGGCAAGCACCATCTGCCGGCCTTTCTGCAGGGCGGGCGAATTGCGATAGGTGAAATTGACCATGCCGACCTTGCCCGAACGTTCGATCGCCTCGGTCATCTCCATTGCCTTGACCGCATCGGTCGCAAGCGGCTTTTCGCAGAAGACATGCTTACCGGCGGCCACCGCCTGCAGCGTCGTCGGGTGGTGGATGCTGTCAGGCGTGACATTGGCAACCGCGTCGAATTCGCCCCAGGCGAGAGCCTCCTCGAGAGAGTTGAAATGATTGGCGATGCCATGTTCGCTGCAGAAGGCGGCAAGCCTTTCCGGCACGACATCGACACCGCCGACGACGCTGACGCCCTCGATCGCCTTGAACCGCGCGGCATGCTGGTTGGCCATCCCGCCGGTGCCGAGAATGAGTAAACGCATCTTTTCCTCCATAGACTTTCAATTTCCGGCCGCCTCGGCAGCCGGGCAGGCCAGCCCGGGCCGTCGCGCTAAATCGCGATTGCCGTGCTGTTCTTCCTCTGGAAATTGCCGGGATATGCGCTAGCTGCTGTTGATCGTCGCCAGCATCTCAACCTCCCCAGGTCTGCCTTTCAAGCTCTGGCTTGACATCAAATCAAAGTAACTTAATCTAATTAATGCAGCACGGAAATGAGGAGAGGTCAACCGACCGCCAGGCTGTATTCGTTCAAAATGGGGAGGAGACCCATCATGAAGAGCGCCACCGTCAGCGCATTTGCGCTGAGCACAATGTTATTTTCAGCATCCGTTTCATTTGCCCAGGAACTTGCCACCAAGGACCGGATCGGCCTTGCCGATGCACCAAAATCCCTCGTCGTCCGCCTGACCAACGACAGCCCGAACAATTCCGATCCCGCCATCGCCGAGGGCTATCAGAAGCTCTTCGTCGACTTCATCAAGAAGCATCCCGACTGGAAACTGCAGATGCAGTTCATGTCCTCAGACATCGGCACCGAACAAGCCAAGATGCTGGAGCAGGCCAAGGCCGGCAATGCGCCGGATTGCGCCGCCGTCGATTCCTTCGTGCTGTCGCAGTTCATGGTCAATCACGTGCTGGCCGATTTCACGCCCTATTTCTCGAAGGAAGAAGTGGACGACCTCTTCCCCTTCATCCGCAGCGGCATCACCGACAAGGACCAGACGGTACGGGCCTGGTGGTGGGATACGGACCTTCGCGTGCTCTACCGCAACAAATCGATCGTCGCCGAGGCGCCTGCGACCTGGGACGATCTGAAGACCGCCGCGCTCGCCTCCACCAAGGAAGGCATGGAAGGCGTGCTCTTCAACGGCGGGCGCTGGGAAGGCACGACCTTCGACTGGCTGGCGAACTATTGGGCGCTCGGCGGCAAGCTCGTCGACGATACCGGCAAGCCGGTCTTCGGCGAAGGCGAGAACAAGGAGAAGTTCCTGAAGGCGCTCAACTATTTCAAGGATCTCGTCGATTCCGGCGCGGCTCCGAAACGCGTCAGCACCATCGCCAATTACGACGACATGAATGCTGCGGCAGCGGCCGCGACGACGGCCCTCTTCATCGGCGGCAACTGGCAATATGCGCAGCTGAAGTCCACGCTCGACGAAGACGAGTTCAAGAACTGGACCTTCTCGCCGATCCCCGGCCCGACGGTCGATCAGCGCTCGACCGGCACCGGCGGCTGGACGATCGCCTCCTTCAGCAAGGACAAGGACAAGGTCGAGATGTGCGCCAACCTGGCGCGCGAGGTTTATATGGGGCCGGCCAATGCGCTGCAGCAGCAGCTGCCGACCCGCAAATCGCTGTTCGACAAGTATGAGGTCTTCTCGACCGAAGCCAACAAGACCTTCGCCAAGGCGCTGGTCGACGGACAGGCCCGCCCGGGTGTGCCGATCTATCCGGAGATCTCCAACCAGATCCAGATCATGATGGGCGACGTGCTTTCGGGCACCAAAAAGCCGGAGGACGCTTTGAACGCCGCCTTCAATGCGGCGATGGAAGCTTACAAGCGTCTGTGATGCTGCGGTTAAGTTCAGGAGATTGGCGAGAGCAGCCCCCCATCCGGCTGCCGCCACCTTCTCCCCGCCCGCGGGGAGAAGGCAAGATGCCGCAAGCTCTCCGTCCCTCACAAGCGCCTCGTAGGGCACGTCCCCTCTCCCCGCGAGGGGGGAGAGGGTTAGGGTGAGGGGTATCTCCACCGCTTCAGACAGCGGCGCCGCCTGTCCGCAGGCGCCGCCGGCTTTGCCAAGTCAGGACAGGGAAGCCAATGAGCCCAATTGCCATCGAGGCTGACAGCCCGCCTCAAAGCAGAACGTTCATGCGCCGTTTCGCCGGTGCGCCGCTGCCCTGGATCATGCCCGTGATCGTCGTCATCGGCATCTTCTACCTCTACCCCGTCATCGACGTTTTCCGGCTTTCCTTCACCAATGCGACGCTGATCGGCGACACCCAGGACTATACGCTGGGCTCGATCGTCAATGCCTTGAGCTCACCGCAGCTGCCCGACATTTTATGGGCGACGCTGATCTTCGTCGGCGGCAGCGTCATCGGCCAGCAGATCCTCGGCCTTGCGGTCGCAGTCACCGTCATTCGCGGCGAAAAACGCGGCCTGTTCGGCACCACCATCCTGAGGACAACGGCGCTGATCGCCTGGGTCGTGCCGGGCATTGCCGGCGGCATCATCTGGCAGATGCTGTTTTCCGAAGCGCCTTACGGCGCGCTGAACAGCATTCTGAGATTGATGCATATGCCAACCGTCGCCTGGCTTTCCGATCCGGCGATCGCGCCATGGTCGACGCTGATCTCCAACATCTGGCGCGGCACGGCCTTTTCCATGGTCGTCATGTATGCGGCGCTGAAGGCGATCGATCCCTCGCTCTATGAAGCCGCCGAGGTCGATGGCGCGACGGCCTCGCAGCAGTTCTTCTTCGTCACCCTGCCGCAGCTGCGCGCCGCCATCCTCGTCAATATGATCCTCATCACCATCCAGACGGTAAACACCTTCGATGCGATCATCACGCTGACCGGCGGCGGTCCGGGGCGGGCGACGGAGGTGATCTCGCTCTACGTCTTCAACATCGTCTTCAGAAACTACGATCTCTCCGGCGGCAGTGTGCTCTCGGTGCTGATGCTGATCATCAGCCTCGGGCTTGCCTTCGTCTATGCCTCGTTCCTGCCGAAGGAGGAGGAGCAATGAGCGGGAGGACAGGAACCAGGCTTGGCGACGCCCTGAGCTATCTCTTCATGCTGGTGATGTTCGTCTTCTTCGCCGGCCCCCTCACCTATCTCCTGTCGATGGCGATGCGTGACAAGCGCGAAATCTATCGCGGCGCGGCGCGCTATATTCCTCAGAACCCGACGATCGACAATTTCATCACCGTGCTGAACAACAGCTATTTTCCGATCTATCTCTGGAACGGCCTCAAGCTCGCGGCCCTGAGCGGGATCGGTGTGCTGATCGTGGCACTGCCCGCCGCTTACGCCTTTTCCCGCTTTCAGTTCCGCGGCAAGGGCCTGTCGATGATGGGGCTCCTGCTCTTCCAGATGATTTCGCCGCTCGTCATCATGGTCCCGCTCTACCGCTACATGAACCGGCTCGGCATGCTCGACACGCATTTTGCCGTCGTCATGGTCTATATCGCGCTCGGCGTTCCGCTGGCGACCTGGCTGTTGAAGAGCACGGTCGACGGCATTCCGCGCAGCCTCGACGAAGCCGCCATGATCGACGGCTGCAACCGGTTTTCGGTGTTCTGGCGCATCATCCTGCCTTTGTCGGCGCCGGGTATCGCCTCGGTCTTCATCATCACGGTGATCGCCGGCTGGTCGCAATTCCTTGTGCCTTTCCTGCTGCTCACCAAAAATGACCTGATGCCGATCGGCGTCGGAATCTTTAACTTCCGCGGCATGCAGACCGACTCGTCCATCCAGCTGCTTGCCGCCGCCTGCCTGATCTCGGTCGTTCCGGCGATCGTGGCCTTCCTGTCGCTCCAGAGGCTGATCCTCGGCGCGATGACCAGCGGCGCGGTGAAGGGATGAGGATCGGTCAGTCTCGATGATTGATGAAGGATTCGACCCTATGAACCAGACACTCGGCGCCAGGCCGTCCCCCGATCTGACCGGTGCCAATGTCGAGGATGCCGGCGAGCATAACAGGGCGGTCGTCCTGCGCTGCATCCATCGCCAGGCGCCGATTTCGCGCGCCGAAATCGCGCGGCGCACCGGCTTTACCAAACCGGCCATCGCGCGCATCGTCGATCGGCTGCTGGATGAGGGGCTGATCATGGAAGCCCGCCGGCGGCATGGGCTGCGAGGCCAGCCGGCGATCGAACTGGAGATCAATCCGGATGCCTGTTTTGCGATCGGCATCAACATCGACCGCGACCATCTGACGATCCTGGCGGTCGACGCCGTCGGCAATGTGCGCGCCCGCGTGCATCACGAAAAGCGCTTCATCCTGCCGGCGGAATTCCTGCAGCTGACATCAGATGCGATTTCGCATTTCCAGCGCAGCCGGCTGATCGATGATGCGCGGCTCGCCGGCATCGGCCTGGCGATGCCGGATTGGCTCGGCGAAATTTCGCTGCTCGGCAAGCCCAGGGCCTATCAGGAATGGACCGCATTCGATGTGCGCGCCGCACTGGAGAACCTGACGCAGCATCCCGTTTTCATCGAAAACGAGGCCAATGCGGCAGCCCTTGCGGAGCTCGATTACGGCCTCGGCGCCGAGAGCAGCAGCTTCTTCTATATCGCCATCAATGCCTGCCCCGGCGGCGGTCTCGTGCTTGACGGCAACGGCCATCGCGGCGCCATGGGCCTCAGCGGCGAAATCGGCTGGCTTCCCATCGCCGACGGCCGAGACGAGAAGGCCCACAAGGTCCAGCTTCTCGGCGAAATATTCTCGCTGTTTTCACTTTATGATTTTCTTGCGCGCCACGACATCGAGGTGAGTGTTCCGCACGATCTGCTGACGCTCGATGCGCATGGCAGGCGCCTGGTTTCGCAGTGGCTGAAGGAAATGAGCGCGCATCTGGCCGTCGCCGTCAAGCATATCGGCTTGATCGTCGATCCCGACGCCGTCCTCGTCGGCGGCCGGCTGCCGATCCGCATCGTCGACGAGCTGCTGCGCTATGTGCACGAGCATCTCGACCCCGAAGACACCACCCTGCCCTCGCTGCATCGCGCCTCAATTGGCGAGGATGCCTCGGCCATGGGCGCCGCCGCCATGCCGATGGCGGCAGCCCTCATGCTCGCATCGGCGGATGTGGCTCAACGCACGCGTTCGCCGCTGAAAAACATGGATCGCCTGAACAGTTGAACCGGCCGGCAAGGCGCCAGGGATTGGTGAAGATGGGAGGATTTTGATGAAGATCGGCTTTTACACCTCGACATTCAATGACCGCCCGCTTGAAGAAGTGGTGGATTTCGCCGCGTCGGCGGGGTTCGACGCGATCGAAATCGATGTCGGCGGCCATATCAAAACGCCGGATCGGGTGGAGGCAGCCGTCACGCTTGCCCGCAGCCGCAATCTCTTCGTCTCTTCGATCACCTATTTCGGCAATCAGCTCGACGCCGACCGCGACAAACGCCGGCAGCTCAGGGCAAGAACCGCCGATTTTGCCGAGGCGATCGGCGAGGCCGGCGTCCCGATCTTCGTGATCTTCCCGGGCCACGACGACAGCGCCGGCGAGGAGGCCAATTATGACGACTTCGCCGACTTCGCGAATGCGTTGATCGGAATGACGCAGTCCTCCGGCCTCACCTTCGCGATCGAGAATTGGCCGGGACCGAAGGACCATTTCATCGGTACGACGCCGAGAGGATGGCAGGAGCTTTTTCGCAGGATCGAAGATCGCCGCTTCGGCCTGGAATTCGATCCCTCGCACCTCATCCGCATCGGCGTCGATCCCTATCGGGCGATGGAGGTGGTGAAAGACCGCATCGCCATCCTGCACGCCAAGGATACGGCGATCGATAATGAGGTGCTGCAAGCTGTCGGCTATCACGGCAAGGGCTGGTGGCAATACAAGCTGCCGGGGCAAGGCCTTCTCGACTGGCCACGCTTCCTGCGCCAGGCGCGCGGGCATGGCTTTGACGGCACGCTATCGATCGAGCACGAGGACGCCGCCTATGGCTGGCCCGGCAAGGATCTTGCTGCGCGCAAGGAGGGCGAGCGTCTCGGCCTCACTTATCTCAAAACGGTCCTGAGCGGACTTTGACGGCGAATTCGGGAGGACTGTCATGGCCCATGTTTCGGTCAACAATGCGCGTAAGGATTACGGCGCGTTCAAAGCCATCAAAGGCGTATCGGTCGACATCGGCGACGGCGAGTTCGTCGTTCTGGTCGGCCCATCCGGCTGCGGAAAATCCACGCTTTTGCGGATGATTGCCGGCCTCGAAGGCATCACCTCGGGCAAGATCCAGATCGGCAAGCATATCGTCAACGAGCTTGCGCCCAAGGATCGCGACATCGCCATGGTGTTCCAGAACTACGCGCTCTATCCGCATATGACGGTCGCCAAGAATATGGGCTTTTCCCTGCGGCTGAAACGCATGCCGAGGACGGAGATCGACCAGCGGGTCGGCAATGCCGCCAAGATCCTCGGCCTCGAAAATCTTCTCGAAAGATATCCAAAGCAATTGTCCGGCGGCCAGAGGCAGCGCGTCGCCATGGGCCGGGCGATCGTGCGCGACCCGGCGGTCTTCCTGTTCGACGAGCCGCTGTCGAACCTCGACGCCAAACTCCGGGTGCAGATGCGCTCGGAGATCAAGGAACTGCATCAGCGGCTGCAGACGACTACCATCTACGTCACCCACGACCAGATCGAAGCCATGACCATGGCCGACAAGATCGTCGTCATGAAGGACGGGCTGATCGAGCAGTCGGGCTCGCCGCTGGAACTCTACGATCGGCCGAACAATCTTTTCGTCGCCGGTTTCATCGGCTCGCCGGCGATGAATTTCATCCAGGGCAGCATGACGGAAGGCGGCTTCAAAACCGCCGACGGCCTGCTGCTGCCGAGCGAGCGCCGCCCGAGCGATGCCGTGACCTATGGCATCCGACCCGAGCATATCAGGCTCGATCCCGACGGCATCGAGGTAACGACTGTCGTCGTGGAGCCGACGGGTTCGGAAACGCTTGTTATCGTTCGGTTGGGCACACAGACGCTCACCTGCGTCTTTCGGGAACGGATCAGGGCCGCCCCCGGCGACGTGCTGAGGATCGCGCCCATCCACGACACCGTCCACCTGTTCGGGGCGGACGAACAGCGGATCACCTCCGGTGAAACCCCGCTGAACTGAGCCGGCCGATTGCCCCCTCCCCTTCGGCCGGGCGGCGGCCGGGAGCGCGTTTTCCGCGCCCCGGCCGTGAAATTTCTTGGTGCTCCGACGTCCGGGCAGCATCCGCCAAGTGCTTGAACCAGCGCTGAAAAGGTTAATATGCGTTAACCTTAAAATTCTTGGCCGGAATCGGAGAATCGCGGATAATAACGGTTAGAAGGGCTTTTGATCCCGAAAATCGTTATCCGAAAGATTGCTGCCGATGAACGCTAAATTGACGGCCTTGAAGACGGCGCCGTTGCATTTCGAGGATCAGATCCTCGAGCATGGCGACGTGATTTCAAAGAAGCTTCATCTGCTCAGCGTGCAGCGCTTTCCGCCCAATGCCAAAAAGACTCTGCGCAACTTCTCCCTGGCGGAGGTCGCCAATTATGTCGGTGCCTCGCAAAGCACGCTGAAGAAGCTGCATCTCGAAGGCAAGGGCCCCTTCCCGCAGACCTCGCCTTCCGGGCGGCGCTCCTATAGCGCCGAGCAGATGCTGGAGCTCCGACGCTATCTCGATGTCCACGGCCGCTCCGAGAGCCGTATGTATGTTCCCCATCGCCGCAGCCATGAGAAGCTGCAGGTACTGGCGGTCGTCAATTTCAAGGGCGGCTCGGGCAAGACGACGACGGCGGCCCATCTTGCCCAGCATCTGGCGTTGACGGGCCATCGTGTGCTGGCCGTCGATCTCGATCCGCAGGCATCGCTCTCTTCCCTGCATGGCTTCCAGCCGGAGTTCGACCAGGCCTCGTCCCTTTATGAAGCGATCCGCTACGACGGCGAGAAGAAGAAGCTCTCTGAGATCATCCATAAGACGAACTTTCCAGGCCTCGATATCGTGCCGGCCAATCTCGACCTGCAGGAATATGAATACGACACGCCGCTTGCGATGGCCGACAAGTCGAGCAATGACGGCAAGACCTTCTTCACCCGCATTTCGCGGGCGCTCGCCGAGGTTGATGACCGCTATGATGTCGTCGTCATCG is drawn from Rhizobium sp. N324 and contains these coding sequences:
- a CDS encoding Gfo/Idh/MocA family protein, whose product is MRLLILGTGGMANQHAARFKAIEGVSVVGGVDVVPERLAAFCSEHGIANHFNSLEEALAWGEFDAVANVTPDSIHHPTTLQAVAAGKHVFCEKPLATDAVKAMEMTEAIERSGKVGMVNFTYRNSPALQKGRQMVLAGEIGAVRHVEASHLQSWLVGRHWGDWKSESKWLWRLSKKHGSNGALGDIGIHIVDFASYGSGLDIAHVFARLKTFDKAPGHKIGEYDLDANDSFTMNVDFTNGAIGTIQATRTAAGQMDQLRLRVYGETGSIEMVYDTGNSTLRACLGEDVHTATWRDVPFDPVETNYQRFVQAVRAGKTQEPSFRRAANIQKVLDKALASDLSHKDETLA
- a CDS encoding carbohydrate ABC transporter permease, coding for MSPIAIEADSPPQSRTFMRRFAGAPLPWIMPVIVVIGIFYLYPVIDVFRLSFTNATLIGDTQDYTLGSIVNALSSPQLPDILWATLIFVGGSVIGQQILGLAVAVTVIRGEKRGLFGTTILRTTALIAWVVPGIAGGIIWQMLFSEAPYGALNSILRLMHMPTVAWLSDPAIAPWSTLISNIWRGTAFSMVVMYAALKAIDPSLYEAAEVDGATASQQFFFVTLPQLRAAILVNMILITIQTVNTFDAIITLTGGGPGRATEVISLYVFNIVFRNYDLSGGSVLSVLMLIISLGLAFVYASFLPKEEEQ
- a CDS encoding carbohydrate ABC transporter permease; amino-acid sequence: MSGRTGTRLGDALSYLFMLVMFVFFAGPLTYLLSMAMRDKREIYRGAARYIPQNPTIDNFITVLNNSYFPIYLWNGLKLAALSGIGVLIVALPAAYAFSRFQFRGKGLSMMGLLLFQMISPLVIMVPLYRYMNRLGMLDTHFAVVMVYIALGVPLATWLLKSTVDGIPRSLDEAAMIDGCNRFSVFWRIILPLSAPGIASVFIITVIAGWSQFLVPFLLLTKNDLMPIGVGIFNFRGMQTDSSIQLLAAACLISVVPAIVAFLSLQRLILGAMTSGAVKG
- a CDS encoding ROK family transcriptional regulator, yielding MNQTLGARPSPDLTGANVEDAGEHNRAVVLRCIHRQAPISRAEIARRTGFTKPAIARIVDRLLDEGLIMEARRRHGLRGQPAIELEINPDACFAIGINIDRDHLTILAVDAVGNVRARVHHEKRFILPAEFLQLTSDAISHFQRSRLIDDARLAGIGLAMPDWLGEISLLGKPRAYQEWTAFDVRAALENLTQHPVFIENEANAAALAELDYGLGAESSSFFYIAINACPGGGLVLDGNGHRGAMGLSGEIGWLPIADGRDEKAHKVQLLGEIFSLFSLYDFLARHDIEVSVPHDLLTLDAHGRRLVSQWLKEMSAHLAVAVKHIGLIVDPDAVLVGGRLPIRIVDELLRYVHEHLDPEDTTLPSLHRASIGEDASAMGAAAMPMAAALMLASADVAQRTRSPLKNMDRLNS
- a CDS encoding sugar phosphate isomerase/epimerase family protein, translating into MKIGFYTSTFNDRPLEEVVDFAASAGFDAIEIDVGGHIKTPDRVEAAVTLARSRNLFVSSITYFGNQLDADRDKRRQLRARTADFAEAIGEAGVPIFVIFPGHDDSAGEEANYDDFADFANALIGMTQSSGLTFAIENWPGPKDHFIGTTPRGWQELFRRIEDRRFGLEFDPSHLIRIGVDPYRAMEVVKDRIAILHAKDTAIDNEVLQAVGYHGKGWWQYKLPGQGLLDWPRFLRQARGHGFDGTLSIEHEDAAYGWPGKDLAARKEGERLGLTYLKTVLSGL
- a CDS encoding ABC transporter ATP-binding protein; amino-acid sequence: MAHVSVNNARKDYGAFKAIKGVSVDIGDGEFVVLVGPSGCGKSTLLRMIAGLEGITSGKIQIGKHIVNELAPKDRDIAMVFQNYALYPHMTVAKNMGFSLRLKRMPRTEIDQRVGNAAKILGLENLLERYPKQLSGGQRQRVAMGRAIVRDPAVFLFDEPLSNLDAKLRVQMRSEIKELHQRLQTTTIYVTHDQIEAMTMADKIVVMKDGLIEQSGSPLELYDRPNNLFVAGFIGSPAMNFIQGSMTEGGFKTADGLLLPSERRPSDAVTYGIRPEHIRLDPDGIEVTTVVVEPTGSETLVIVRLGTQTLTCVFRERIRAAPGDVLRIAPIHDTVHLFGADEQRITSGETPLN
- the repA gene encoding plasmid partitioning protein RepA: MNAKLTALKTAPLHFEDQILEHGDVISKKLHLLSVQRFPPNAKKTLRNFSLAEVANYVGASQSTLKKLHLEGKGPFPQTSPSGRRSYSAEQMLELRRYLDVHGRSESRMYVPHRRSHEKLQVLAVVNFKGGSGKTTTAAHLAQHLALTGHRVLAVDLDPQASLSSLHGFQPEFDQASSLYEAIRYDGEKKKLSEIIHKTNFPGLDIVPANLDLQEYEYDTPLAMADKSSNDGKTFFTRISRALAEVDDRYDVVVIDCPPQLGYLTLTALTAATSVLITIHPQMLDVMSMGQFLLMLGGILKPIRAAGAEVNLSWYRYLITRYEPTDVPQAQMVGFMSTMFHEFMLKQQMLKSTAISDAGITKQTLYEVERSSMNRGTYDRALEAMDAVNAEIAELIHRAWGR